The following coding sequences are from one Diabrotica virgifera virgifera chromosome 2, PGI_DIABVI_V3a window:
- the LOC126879626 gene encoding tigger transposable element-derived protein 2-like: MAAKRKNVVVTMEKKLEALGRIDKGESLKTVAASYGVGTSTVSDWKKNRTKIEEFCFKLITKDSLDNRCKTNKAKNETLDDALYVWFCAERERGLPVSGPIIQETALKLNKMLPDCEPNFTASQGWLDRWKKRHGIRQLSITGESLSGDNNAAQDYKSKFLDFVREENLTADQIYNADETGLFYRMLPSKTLASKTEEAAKGYKKSKDRLTIMACSNASGKHKFPLVLIGKSKNPRALKNVNRDSLPVVYQSQKNAWMDSTTFKNWFFDCFVPGVNKIFKRLWVAK, translated from the coding sequence atggcagcgaaacgtaaaaatgttgtagtgacaatggaaaagaaactagaagccttaggtagaattgataaaggcgaatctttaaaaacagttgcagcatcatatggtgtcggtacatctacagtatcggattggaagaaaaatagaactaaaatcgaagaattctGTTTCAAattgataacaaaagacagtttggacaatcggtgcaaaactaataaagctaaaaatgagactctcgacgacgctttgtatgtgtggttttgtgcggaACGCGAACGTGGATTACCAGTGTCTGGACCAATTATTCAAGAAACTGCACTCAAGCTGAATAAAATGTTGCCTGATTGTGAACCAAATTTCACTGCGAGTCAAGGTTGGCTGGATAGATGGAAAAAACGTCATGGAATACGCCAACTATCTATCACTGGAGAAAGTCTATCTGGGGACAACAATGCTGCTCAGGACTATAAAAGCAAGTTTTTGGATTTTGTGAGAGAAGAAAATTTAACGGCAGATCAAATATATAACGCCGATGAGACTGGCCTGTTTTACAGAATGTTGCCAAGCAAAACTTTGGCCTCAAAAACTGAAGAAGCCGCAAAAGGATACAAAAAAAGCAAAGACCGATTGACAATAATGGCCTGCAGCAATGCTTCGGGGAAGCATAAATTTCCCCTAGTCTTAATAGGAAAATCCAAAAATCCGCGAGCACTGAAAAATGTAAATCGGGATTCTTTACCAGTTGTTTACCAGTCTCAAAAGAATGCATGGATGGACAGCACCACTTTTAAAAACTGGTTTTTTGATTGTTTTGTGCCAGgtgtaaacaaaatatttaaaagactGTGGGTTGCCAAATAA